The sequence below is a genomic window from Uranotaenia lowii strain MFRU-FL chromosome 2, ASM2978415v1, whole genome shotgun sequence.
tataatTAATCTTAAATTATAGTTCTTCcctacatttttttccattgaaaggttctttaaaaaattcggCTGTAGTgtttcgaatttgaaaaaaaaatattcgcgaTTTGAtgtgaattttttgataaaaaaataaaggtttatgtttctagaacacaaaaattcaaaattgaaaaacatagacatacctatcaaaaattttctaaattcagtagataaattaaaaattaaaaaaaaaactgtaaattaaaaaacggtaaatatatttgaaaattgaaacaaaatatgaagatgagaaagataagttttttaaacaaataagaagtgttttttcaacaaacacatcttaccattataaaaacttatttataaaatttaatgtatACCTCAAGGAAACATCATTTTTAtgcttatgttttaatgattgatttggtagattttagcgacctgaactcaaatcttttgtcaaatttggactatcacattaagttttggtgatatggagttttgtAATGTGccagttttaaatgaaatcaatccattgataactgattaactatcaaacctacatttaagaaaaaatctgattcttattttgtttgaagtaTAACATTCAATCAAGCAATGATATTTTAATGATGATGACGCATGatattaaaaagttaaattcaacagtttttaaaaatttggaaggaTATTTTTACAAGTATTTATGatatttctgcaaaaaattgaaaaaaacttcatttaacaaatttgttgaaacctgccaaacgattagatttatgcttaaaaaatatcttaaattcaattagATTTGAAACTTCTTcgaaaattcgttaaatgagTTAAAGTAAATGTAGTCTATTGGCTACAACACAGCAACCAGCGAGACCGACCGAGGCAACGAAGAGTATAAATAAGCATCCCGTTTCCCAATTAGCTCAGTCTATTCTCATCGTTCAAATAAATAGTTACTTGTTAAGTAAACCGCTCGTCTGTTTTTATTGTTGATACATAgcagtaaacaaatagaaaacttctataacttttttgcagaACTCAAACTTTCTTGAAGTCTTGATGAAAATAGGAAAAGtagatttaaaacttttattttaaaattttatgtttaaaagttttgtcaaaaatttgcagattttattgaaatagttttaacctattttcaaaagttatttaaataacACATgctgtaagaaaaaaattaatatttcgatTCAGAGCACCCTTATTagtcaaaattatgttttaaattcattgcactgcatgttgagcatttagaagaacaagaaaaacaaaataaaattgagactaaaattggtttcttgaagaatatttcgtatcagcataacatttgtaatgacataaacgattttttttaatcaaaaaattggTAGTTAAGTAGGGGATATGAGATTTTAGATTTGCCTATTCTGTTGACGATTGTGAGGGATAAATGCATGTCACGTTTTTTCGAACttgttgatgtataaaattagtattcgtgTTGCGAGACAGCGATGTGGTTCGATTTATAATTTATTCttttggaacaaatttaaaattcctaaaattaaCAAAGGTTAATACAAGCCAGGTTTGTTTTACGTTAAACTTACTGTAAGTGATCGGCCGTCACACAACTAAGTATAAAATGTCGTATCAGCAAATAGTGAGAGCGATCTATAACGGTTTGAGGTTAGAATTGAATGGGTGCATTCTAGTACACTTTTTGGTACCTTACCGTTTACTTTTTATGTTTAAACGCCTGATTGCTTGATCACTATCTTTATGCTGAATTACTGCGAGTATACTAATATGTAATAGAATTGAAAGTTAGTTTCTCCTTTGGGTGGTAATTTAAATATTCTTACCGATCGATGCTTTGATCTGTTGCAGAAGGCAACCAACGTGGAGTAGAGTAGTAGAAATAATTAGCCTGGCTAGAGATTAAATTATTGTTACATAATATGTTTTCCAATGATACATAGTTCTAAATAATTTATGTAATACCTTCGAATAGGACCAACGTAACTATATGGATATAATTAATTTCCCGTATTTAAGCGTCGAATGAAACTTTAGCTACACGACTTGCAATGCGAATCACCACCTTTTCTACTTCGATTTCTTCTTATTACTTACCAACCTGTATacacatctcaggtggcgatggaaatcccgtgctaagtgttagtaaaagttttttttgtaaacattgtaaccatgccaattcgtgacgtcagttgcattttcgaacaaacaaacatcatcgctgtaccagcgaaaactagagagaaaAAACCATTGCCAACTGatgtttacgattctcgcctagaatacataaacatcctggcaagtgacgtaggctttgtttacctttttactttttgaataacgagttctgtatTAGTATGCGTGTttcttcatcaccttctttgtaCCACATTGATTACATACTACCAAATTTCCTCTGTCAAAGATGACAGCGCATTTGACAAAGTTTATATAGGGGAGTGATGTGTTCGGAGGACTAGTTGGCGCTCGTAACAATTCGATTAATTAATGTTGAAGTTAAAATAGTTCGTTTCAATCTCTGTttttgtttagttacacttctcaatgaaaacccattctaaagacgaggtagggtttttttttctatgtcaAGTGTggagtttcaataaaaaaagattaattgaaatgcaaatcaaaatttgaatttaaaaattggtttcaattcgtgaacgccatacacagcaaaaattatttcctgtaaaattacgcaaaatgTCCTGTAACGAAAAGGAGCCATTTACcgtaatttaaacttttttacaggacattttgtgtaataataaatgaatcttcgttaagtttcaagaaaaacaatttaaaattacaggttttgttaattacaggtgatttattttaaaggttgcagtttttagtgacacgtaatagtcaaaaaaaatttccgtataTAGTGTCGccatttttgcagaatttttaaataacgtttacttgagtaaatttgaacttttaggtttgtatgggaaaatttaatgttttgaactgaaaaatcaacataatttttgtttcttctgtggaaccgagcctgctaatggtttttgtgccaatttataaattttctctgaagaaattttttcctctgaacaactttgttcaagaccgtaacttcgtttcTTATAAGACAAaacagttattagctgtttaacaagagtatgtcttttggtattgataaacaataaattcaaatgacaCCACTGGTTGTGTCTCGCAaagtattgaatgaaaatattatgcttgcagaaaaaatctaaaatatgagcgctaataatcatagcagctttgcctactagcgacacgtcgcatacgtcgcgacgttgaaaataataacaacgcaccgcaagtttcctaggagaccTGGAGCATACGATTGATGGCCTAagaaaatgtacagtaaataacgtaaacaatgttcgagtactacattgaaatcgcctactggactgaaaaaagaataacaaatctgtaaatgacagaaatctcgctagtaaaaaagcgtcgctagtcctactgtcgctattcggtttggtgctatacacataatagtAAGTACTAAAGTAGTCAGgcagaaacgaaaaaacgaatAAAAGACTGTAGAAcacaaagtgattttttttttttgagaatttcgtagccgatctacagtcttttttccgaatcatattttttcgttttttttttcttagactctGAACAACGGAaaattgaagtgttgtagctgaatactGTCTAAGAcgcatatttgagttacattaccaggcttccaaaactataaatttagtatcggttgggaaacaagagagagATGTTGGTTTTaatcaggagtgtcaaattgacacacCAGGGCTGTAACGGTTAAACATTTCTaggacggatgagggttgaaTTTTTCCACactaaaaatcaataatttcctTTCAAATGCTTTTAGATCATCAGCAGAAGTGTTTGTTGAAGGccttcgaaatttaaaatttttcaatttaaaaaattgttgaatgaaAACCAAATCTCACTTATTTGAAGCCTGTTGTATTGTATTCAGCTTTcaaacttgaaaacattttcagaaTAAATACACTTTTGACATAATTACAATCTTATGAATATTATCTTGTTCATCAATGTTACTCCGGTGAttaaagttcccccagtttatgATACAACTCTAATGAACAACATTTGCATGTGTAATCGAGTCTAACCGTACCCACCAAAGGTTAGACGACCATCACAGACTGGTCTGTGTACACTTATCAACACGAAATCTCCAGCAGTCCCATCTTCACCTACTAATCTACTGCTTTTAATCTCAGAAATGGGATGGGTTTGCCGATTTTCCCAATCACATCCAAAATTTCTGCCAGATTTGAGAAGTAAGCCTTGACTTTTGGTCGACgcacgcgtttttgttttcgtcaatcaaaaattttaattaaattaaacttaaacTAAGAATTTTAGAACTAAACAGTGAAAAATGATTGAGCAAGTGTCCGGCGGTATTTCCTGGAgtggtttgtgctttgtttcaGAATGCTGAAACCGGGTTGGAGGAGTGCAGAAGGAATCTGAACGACAGTCGGTTCGGTCTAGAGATAAGGTTTCTAGTCGAAAACGAAGACTTATTTGGTAAGATCCAACCTTTTCTTCTATTTCGAACGTTCATAACTATTGTATAATTTTCCTTTAGAAACTTCTAAATTATGTAGCAGGTATATTAATAatccatatgaagcgtttggtagcgaactccacgcttcattccagagtcttttgcggtatttaccgcatggttggcctggccgtagttatCTCGACAATGCATGTTTTATATAACAGAGATaacattgaaaagaaaaatggagGGCGCAAGTCTTTTTATTTTCTAGAATCCTTACATGTAATGGCATGctggtaaaagaagaagaaaaattttcatgatattctttataacaattttttttttcgtagacccgaatgacaattgttaaagggtctttaataaatattaataataataatttataacaattttataTTGATTGGTGTTCCATAAACTATTAGGCAATAACGATAACATTAAAAACCCGTGAAATCAATTTTAAGCCAAGCCGGCCTTATGAGATGACTCCAGAACTAGTTTTCAAGGaattaatcatataaaaatacCTCTGAAAACACacaaaagatatttttaatatcatttgtatttaaaaaacgtGCTTAGAATCCAAGCGTCTCGGTTAACGTTCAACTCCGTTTAAagtcaataaaaactttattgaCTCTTCGAACAATGTATAATATCCCACCGAGAGTGACTTTCAGGTAAGACAGCGTAGGCAATAAATTTAACACGGCGGGAGTCATTTTTTCTGGAACTCAACTCCCGTTGAAAAACGAACTGTTCTAAATAGTTAAAGCTGATAAGAATATGATATAAATGTATTAAAAGCGACCAAATGGTTGGTATTCGTAGGATAATTGAAACTCAACCACTTGGTAGCCATGTTCGCCACTATTCTAACGTTAATTCTGGTTCTGAGTGGTTGGATCGAGCCGGGAATCGCCAAACAACTTTTGCGAAACATTGAAACGTTCGATTTCGAAACCAACGAAATCGATGAACGCAGCAGCAGTGAATCGGGTCGATCAAATCGGACCCAGGAAAGAATTAATCTCACCCTACCAGGTACCCTAGTTAGGGCTAGAAATCCAAATTATTGCTGTGATTTAGAATCATAGATGggattaatttttcatgttttatatATTAGGTACGAAATGGTGTGGACCTGGCAACACTGCCGAAGGCTACGAGGATCTCGGAAAACACGAAGATGAAGACAAGTGCTGCCGAGATCACGATCATTGCGACAACATACCGGCCGGAGAGACGAAACATGACCTCAAGAATGACGATTATTTTACCAGGTGCGTGTGGaaagaaaattctttttttattatgtaaAATTGACTAACTATCATATACCCAACTCTTCAAGACTGCATTGCAAGTGTGATCGGGACTTTCAGCagtgtttgaaaaacatcaacTCAACCCTGTCGAACCGTTTGGGTGGATTCTACTTTGCCGTGCGGGATAAGTGCTACAAGAAACAGTTTCCCATTGTTGATTGTGGTGAATCGAAGAACATGTAATCTCGAAATATAGGTGGCTTGTTTGAAAGTAACGATTGATTGTATGATTATTTGTTCATTGCAGGTTGTTTTTAAGACGATGCGTTCGATATGTTCTCGATAGCTCCAAGGAACGGACATGGCAGTGGTTCGATTTGCCCTTCTACAATGATAACATGCTGAACGATTTCTATGACTAGGAAACAGTAGTGCAATTTGAGTGAACCAAGTGTTGAATAAATATATATAGAGTTTGAGAAAATAGaagtaaatttgttttctgtcatttgtttttatctgccggccaaaagtttgggatcacccgctaaaaaacatgcaaattttgatcgttcatatctcagccgtcttaggacatattgcaaatcttctgatctcatttgaaagataatgagcaatagttATTTTGGAGGTACTTTGcacagaaataatgttttagttttgcacctaaaacttatcctaaagttagaacattttcaaaaaatcgcactcaatattcaaagccgattatctcgcgatagggtggaccaaatttcaaaatttgagttgcattagaatccttattctatgcttctcaaaacacaatcaaaaaattttgtgcaaaaattgaagaatgtacttttaatttataaaatagaccgaaaagtttgggatcacccctagaatggtgtatcggccaaaagtttgggatcattcttttaaaaacatgcaaatttatctcattcatatctttctcatctaacattgtattgcagatctgaagggtgcatttgaaagcttgggaattgttgttttttttcataaattcattaaaaaattatattttaaagtttcctattgaaactcTTCCGAAgcccgcgagtaattttgacttctgataGAAAAGTTATTAAAGTTTCCTTTTTGTTAGTTTTCCCTAAAGCTTAGCTCTTTTAGGAATggaacactttcttttgctgatagctcatttactTGAAATCggacatacaaaattttgacagcattttgctgtcTGTCAAAAATACTAtctgacctatttttttttgaaaattgaaaatttatgcgATTTTGAGATATacacgatgcaagagaaaaattttgcacagttttcttcaaaatccatcattctcaaattgatagctgaccaAACCGTTGAtcattcaaagaattactgagtgtGAGTGGTGAAAAAGTATGTCTgtcactgtcaaaaatgtccacaaagggcaaatcaagcattggagtgaagcatatgatcggcaattACGGTTAAGGGggagtcaagtctcataccagaatttttaatttttaacaaacgAAAAACTAACTATAGATCGATGAAATT
It includes:
- the LOC129748164 gene encoding phospholipase A2-like, encoding MFATILTLILVLSGWIEPGIAKQLLRNIETFDFETNEIDERSSSESGRSNRTQERINLTLPGTKWCGPGNTAEGYEDLGKHEDEDKCCRDHDHCDNIPAGETKHDLKNDDYFTRLHCKCDRDFQQCLKNINSTLSNRLGGFYFAVRDKCYKKQFPIVDCGESKNMLFLRRCVRYVLDSSKERTWQWFDLPFYNDNMLNDFYD